In Gadus chalcogrammus isolate NIFS_2021 chromosome 13, NIFS_Gcha_1.0, whole genome shotgun sequence, a single genomic region encodes these proteins:
- the st8sia3 gene encoding sia-alpha-2,3-Gal-beta-1,4-GlcNAc-R:alpha 2,8-sialyltransferase: protein MVRIANALGLVILSVALLILSLISYVSLRKDSFLSSSKYDMGGPRIMFHAGFRSQFAMNFLDPSFIPLTNALNEELQGKPSKWKFNRTAFYLQRKEIFHFIDIANNFSLTKNGVRVGQLMHFDYSSNKYVFSISNNFKSLLPDMSPIYNKHYNVCAVVGNSGILTGSRCGNEIDQADFVFRCNFAPTEVYYKDVGRKTNMTTFNPSILERYYNNLLTIQDRNNFFLNVKKLEGAILWIPAFFLHTSATVTRTLVDFFVEHKGQLKIELAWPGNIMQDVNKYWKTKNLSPKRLSTGILMYTLASAMCEEIHLYGFWPFGWDPNTGKDLPYHYYDKKGTKFTTKWQETHQLPSEFRLLYKMHGEGVTKLSLSHCA, encoded by the exons ATGGTGCGTATCGCGAACGCCCTGGGTCTGGTCATCCTCAGCGTCGCTCTGctcatcctctccctcatcAGTTATGTGTCGCTGCGCAAAGACAgcttcctcagctcctccaaGTACGACATGGGGGGTCCGAGGATCATGTTCCACGCGGGGTTCAG GTCTCAGTTTGCCATGAATTTCCTGGACCCATCCTTCATCCCCTTGACGAACGCACTTAACGAAGAGCTGCAAGGAAAACCCTCTAAGTGGAAATTCAACAGGACTGCTTTTTATCTACAAAG GAAAGAGATCTTCCACTTCATCGACATTGCAAACAACTTTTCCCTCACCAAGAATGGCGTCCGCGTGGGTCAGTTGATGCACTTCGACTACTCCAGCAACAAGTATGTGTTCTCCATCAGCAACAACTTCAAGTCCCTGCTGCCCGACATGTCTCCCATCTACAACAAGCACTACAACGTGTGCGCCGTGGTTGGCAACAGCGGGATTCTCACTGGCAGCCGCTGCGGCAATGAGATCGATCAGGCCGACTTTGTGTTCCGCTGTAACTTTGCGCCCACAGAGGTGTATTACAAGGACGTAGGCAGGAAGACCAACATGACCACTTTCAACCCCAGCATCCTGGAGCGCTACTACAACAACCTGCTCACTATCCAGGACAGGAACAACTTCTTCCTCAACGTCAAGAAGCTGGAGGGGGCCATCCTGTGGATCCCGGCCTTCTTCCTCCACACCTCGGCCACGGTGACCCGCACCCTGGTGGACTTCTTTGTGGAGCACAAGGGCCAACTGAAGATAGAGCTGGCCTGGCCCGGCAACATCATGCAGGACGTCAACAA ATACTGGAAGACCAAGAACCTGTCCCCGAAGCGTCTTAGCACTGGTATCCTCATGTACACGCTGGCCTCTGCCATGTGCGAGGAGATCCACCTCTACGGCTTCTGGCCTTTCGGCTGGGACCCCAACACGGGCAAGGACCTCCCCTACCACTACTATGACAAGAAGGGCACAAAGTTCACCACCAAGTGGCAGGAGACCCACCAGCTGCCCAGCGAGTTCAGACTGCTGTACAAGATGCATGGGGAGGGTGTGACCAAGCTCAGCCTCTCGCACTGTGCCTAA
- the LOC130401786 gene encoding ras-related protein Rab-27B-like isoform X1, with product MATERISVLLTKYCLELHSSGKVAYSGCEMAVDGDYDYLIKLLALGDSGVGKTSFLYRYTDQHFNRRFTTTVGIDFREKRVNYMGTGADGTSQKNLKVHLQLWDTAGQERFRSLTTAFFRDAMGFLLMFDLSSQQSFLNVRNWMSQLQVNAYCDSPDIVLVGTKADLQDTRDVQVEQARGLAARYGIPYFETSAATGVAVDEAVRALLGLVMKRMEQSAEPSGAAPNGSATVSQEVTDTPVRGGCEC from the exons ATGGCAACTGAACGTATCTCAGTACTGCTAACTAAATATTGTCTGGAACTTCATTCATCAGGGAAGGTTGCATACTCTGGATGCGAGATGGCCGTCGACGGTGACTATGACTATCTGATCAAACTGCTGGCACTTGGAGACTCGGGGGTGGGGAAGACCAGCTTCCTATACCGATACACTGACCAACATTTCAACCGCAGGTTCACCACCACTGTGGGCATCGACTTCAGGGAGAAGAGAGTG aACTACATGGGGACAGGGGCTGATGGGACGTCCCAGAAGAACCTGAAGGTCCACCTCCAGCTCTGGGACACAGCTGGACAGGAGAG ATTCAGGAGCCTCACCACAGCCTTCTTCAGAGACGCCATGGGCTTCCTGCTGATGTTTGATCTTAGCAGTCAGCAGAGTTTCCTCAACGTCAGGAACTGGATGA GTCAGCTGCAGGTTAACGCCTACTGCGACAGCCCAGACATCGTGTTGGTGGGGACCAAGGCAGACCTCCAAGACACCAGGGATGTCCAGGTGGAGCAGGCCAGAGGCCTGGCAGCCCGATACGG CATCCCGTACTTTGAGACGAGTGCGGCCACGGGCGTGGCAGTGGACGAGGCGGTGCGTGCGCTGCTGGGCttggtgatgaagaggatggagCAGAGCGCGGAGCCGAGCGGCGCCGCGCCCAACGGCAGCGCCACCGTCAGCCAGGAGGTGACGGACACGCCGGTCAGGGGAGGCTGCGAGTGCTAG
- the LOC130401786 gene encoding ras-related protein Rab-27B-like isoform X2, with translation MAVDGDYDYLIKLLALGDSGVGKTSFLYRYTDQHFNRRFTTTVGIDFREKRVNYMGTGADGTSQKNLKVHLQLWDTAGQERFRSLTTAFFRDAMGFLLMFDLSSQQSFLNVRNWMSQLQVNAYCDSPDIVLVGTKADLQDTRDVQVEQARGLAARYGIPYFETSAATGVAVDEAVRALLGLVMKRMEQSAEPSGAAPNGSATVSQEVTDTPVRGGCEC, from the exons ATGGCCGTCGACGGTGACTATGACTATCTGATCAAACTGCTGGCACTTGGAGACTCGGGGGTGGGGAAGACCAGCTTCCTATACCGATACACTGACCAACATTTCAACCGCAGGTTCACCACCACTGTGGGCATCGACTTCAGGGAGAAGAGAGTG aACTACATGGGGACAGGGGCTGATGGGACGTCCCAGAAGAACCTGAAGGTCCACCTCCAGCTCTGGGACACAGCTGGACAGGAGAG ATTCAGGAGCCTCACCACAGCCTTCTTCAGAGACGCCATGGGCTTCCTGCTGATGTTTGATCTTAGCAGTCAGCAGAGTTTCCTCAACGTCAGGAACTGGATGA GTCAGCTGCAGGTTAACGCCTACTGCGACAGCCCAGACATCGTGTTGGTGGGGACCAAGGCAGACCTCCAAGACACCAGGGATGTCCAGGTGGAGCAGGCCAGAGGCCTGGCAGCCCGATACGG CATCCCGTACTTTGAGACGAGTGCGGCCACGGGCGTGGCAGTGGACGAGGCGGTGCGTGCGCTGCTGGGCttggtgatgaagaggatggagCAGAGCGCGGAGCCGAGCGGCGCCGCGCCCAACGGCAGCGCCACCGTCAGCCAGGAGGTGACGGACACGCCGGTCAGGGGAGGCTGCGAGTGCTAG
- the LOC130401787 gene encoding proline-rich protein 12-like: MELPAAHRHRLKTIGRLQAGHINCPLMLTRMCSGNSLRTSRRSCYHLPSPVPTPPPPPRPPVGQSPPPYPSTMVLTETLPPSPSLPSVLPVTPIHSPLGWGPTSVHLTHCQPPQRSAGPHRAGPGEPPAGDPKRAGGQALCSPCGVPGDVDPAVFSELPLEIQRELMVGWRQQKPLLKAPSSERKSSSKYKKAAVKGGRQNELYKYFKAS; this comes from the coding sequence ATGGAGCTACCCGCAGCACACAGGCACCGTCTGAAGACTATTGGACGACTGCAGGCAGGGCACATAAACTGCCCCCTAATGTTGACACGGATGTGTTCAGGGAACTCCCTGAGGACATCCAGAAGGAGCTGCTATCACCTGCCTTCACCCGTacccaccccacctcctccgcctcggCCACCAGTCGGCCAGTccccacccccctacccctctACTATGGTCCTGACCGAGACCCTGCCTCCCAGTCCCAGCCTCCCCTCCGTTCTTCCGGTGACTCCCATCCACTCCCCATTAGGGTGGGGTCCTACCTCTGTTCATCTGACGCACTGTCAACCACCACAGAGGTCAGCCGGACCCCACCGGGCCGGACCAGGAGAACCCCCCGCGGGAGACCCCAAGAGGGCTGGGGGACAGGCCCTGTGTTCCCCCTGTGGTGTCCCAGGGGACGTGGACCCCGCTGTGTTCTCAGAGCTGCCCCTGGAGATCCAGAGGGAGCTGATGGTCGGGTGGAGACAACAGAAGCCGCTTCTGAAGGCACCCTCCTCAGAGAGAAAGTCTTCTAGCAAATACAAGAAGGCTGCGGTTAAAGGCGGTAGGCAGAACGAATTGTACAAGTATTTTAAGGCCAGCTAG
- the LOC130401785 gene encoding LOW QUALITY PROTEIN: DNA polymerase iota-like (The sequence of the model RefSeq protein was modified relative to this genomic sequence to represent the inferred CDS: inserted 2 bases in 1 codon): MIRNPALRNVPLGIQQKYNVVTCNYVAREQGVTKVMSVVDAQEKCPQLVLVKGEDLTHYREMSYQVTELLTSYCPSVERLGFDENYVDVTEMVEKRLTHCSSFEGHVYNRSGIETNPGPHRRLVVGSHIAAELRTAICSKLGLDVCAGVATNKLLAKLVSGSFKPNQQTTLLPQDVDHIMGHLGGLHRVPGMGHQTSKRLQALGLVXLQDLQLFPLAGLVKEFGVPTGQRLKNLSLGVDDSPVVPTGAPMSLSDEDSFKKISTTREVVERTQELLTSLVERMQKDGRPPQTFRLTIPRYSAENKWFSRESRQCPVPHHLRHKVVSGSTDTNVHLVNLAMKLFNKMVDGGTAFHLTLLNVCFTNLPPARGTSSQGAITSFFTLGSSPQSSLTPSRTHEEHPPSWSGHLNGSQEVENNPECED; this comes from the exons ATGATCAGGAACCCAGCTCTGCGTAATGTGCCTTTGG GTATTCAACAGAAGTATAATGTAGTCACCTGTAACTACGTTGCGAGGGAGCAAGGTGTGACCAAGGTGATGTCGGTGGTGGATGCTCAGGAGAAATGCCCTCAGCTTGTGTTGGTTAAAGGAGAGGACCTGACACACTACCGGGAAATGTCCTACCAAGTCACAG AACTGCTGACGTCCTACTGTCCCTCAGTGGAGCGGCTTGGGTTCGATGAGAACTATGTTGACGTCACAGAGATGGTAGAGAAGAGACTGACTCACTGCTCCTCGTTCGAGGGACATGTCTATAACCGTTCTG GGATTGAGACTAACCCTGGACCCCACCGGAGGCTGGTGGTCGGCTCTCACATCGCGGCGGAGCTCAGAACAGCCATCTGCAGCAAGTTGGGCCTCGACGTCTGTGCCGGGGTCGCCACCAATAAGCTGCTAGCCAAACTTGTGTCTGGGTCCTTCAAACCGAACCAGCAGACCACACTGCTGCCCCAAGACGTTGACCACATCATGGGCCACCTCGGCGGCCTTCATAGAGTTCCCG GGATGGGACATCAGACCAGTAAGAGGCTCCAAGCCCTTGGATTGGT ACTGCAGGACCTGCAGCTCTTCCCATTGGCCGGCCTGGTGAAGGAGTTTGGAGTCCCAACTGGCCAGCGCCTGAAGAACCTGTCTCTGGGCGTCGATGACTCCCCCGTCGTGCCCACAGGAGCCCCCATG TCTCTTAGCGATGAAGACTCGTTCAAGAAGATCTCCACCACTAGAGAAGTTGTAGAAAGGACCCAAGAGCTGCTCACCAGTCTGGTTGAGAG GATGCAGAAAGACGGCCGGCCGCCCCAGACCTTCAGGCTGACCATCCCGAGGTACTCTGCAGAGAACAAGTGGTTCAGCAGGGAGAGCCGCCAGTGTCCCGTCCCCCACCACCTCAGACACAAGGTGGTCTCAG GCAGCACTGATACTAATGTGCATCTGGTTAACTTGGCGATGAAGCTCTTCAATAAGATGGTGGACGGCGGCACGGCGTTCCACCTCACACTGCTCAACGTCTGCTTCACCAACCTGCCTCCGGCGCGGGGGACCTCGAGCCAGGGGGCCATCACGTCGTTCTTCACACTGGGCAGCTCCCCACAAAGCAGTCTGACCCCCTCCCGAACTCAC GAGGAGCATCCACCCAGTTGGTCGGGTCATTTGAACGGGTCCCAGGAAGTGGAGAATAACCCTGAGTGTGAAGACTGA